In Nicotiana tabacum cultivar K326 chromosome 19, ASM71507v2, whole genome shotgun sequence, one DNA window encodes the following:
- the LOC107773144 gene encoding dehydration-responsive element-binding protein 1B-like, protein MNFEDDQTSNSSCSSSDHDILDKEKNFNLSSYSMNVIIKPSLHNKRRAGRKKFKETRHPFYRGVRRRNGDKWVCEIREPNKKSRIWLGTFSTPEIAARAHDVAALALRGTKASLNFPESSWSLPKAQSSSPHDIQIAALQVSNKVVSSPLKPSMSYLKLEESSCFQSPKDDQENSLKGYNDSCELMEFVDEEAMFNMPILIDSMAEGMLMTPPAMKRGFNWGDVEENVEFTLWKD, encoded by the coding sequence ATGAATTTTGAAGATGATCAAACTTCTAATTCTTCATGTTCTTCCTCTGATCATGATATTCTtgataaagaaaagaattttaaTCTGTCTTCATATTCTATGAATGTTATAATTAAACCGTCGTTACATAACAAGAGGAGGGCAGGAAGGAAGAAATTCAAGGAAACGCGACACCCCTTTTATAGAGGAGTAAGGAGAAGGAACGGGGACAAATGGGTGTGTGAAATACGCGAGCCGAATAAAAAGTCAAGAATCTGGTTAGGTACCTTCTCCACTCCTGAAATAGCAGCTAGGGCACATGATGTTGCTGCCCTAGCTCTCCGAGGGACAAAAGCTTCCCTTAACTTCCCCGAATCGTCTTGGTCTCTCCCTAAAGCCCAATCTTCTTCCCCTCACGACATTCAAATCGCGGCTCTTCAAGTTTCCAATAAAGTTGTGTCATCTCCCTTGAAACCCTCTATGTCATATTTGAAGTTAGAAGAGTCTTCTTGTTTTCAAAGCCCAAAAGATGATCAAGAGAATTCTTTAAAGGGTTATAATGATTCTTGTGAATTAATGGAGTTTGTGGATGAGGAGGCTATGTTTAACATGCCAATATTGATTGATAGTATGGCGGAAGGAATGCTTATGACTCCACCCGCTATGAAAAGAGGCTTTAATTGGGGTGATGTTGAGGAAAACGTCGAGTTCACTTTATGGAAAGATTGA
- the LOC107798743 gene encoding mitochondrial inner membrane protease ATP23 yields MAETTAVKGGSTVEECQDMIRRSLRTPMVKFLKEHLEKSGCRIGDNFIKAIHCDKKVSGGYVRGQGIIVCSNYMNIQDEVNQVVIHELIHAYDDCRAANLEWSDCAHHACSEIRAGHLSGDCHYKRELLRGYLKIRGHEQECVRRRVMKSMAGNPYCSESASRDAMEAVWDVCYNDTKPFDRAP; encoded by the exons ATGGCGGAGACAACCGCTGTCAAAGGTGGAAGTACGGTGGAGGAATGCCAAGACATGATCCGAAGAAGTCTTAGAA CTCCCATGGTCAAGTTTTTGAAGGAGCACTTGGAGAAATCTGGTTGTCGTATTGGCGATAACTTCATAAAAGCTATCCATTGCGACAAGAAGGTCAGCGGCGGCTATGTTCGCGGACAAGGG ATAATTGTGTGCAGTAACTACATGAACATTCAAGATGAGGTGAATCAAGTTGTCATCCATGAGCTAATTCATGCATATGATGACTGCCGTGCTGCAAACTTGGAATGGTCTGATTGTGCTCATCATGCTTGTAGTGAA ATTAGAGCTGGCCATCTTAGTGGTGATTGTCATTACAAACGAGAACTACTGAGAGGTTATCTTAAGATACGGGGCCACGAACAA GAATGTGTGAGGCGAAGAGTTATGAAATCGATGGCGGGTAACCCATATTGTTCGGAGTCAGCCAGTAGGGATGCCATGGAAGCTGTCTGGGATGTTTGTTATAATGACACTAAGCCATTTGACAGAGCCCCTTGA
- the LOC107798744 gene encoding large ribosomal subunit protein P2w → MKVIAAYLLAVLGGNASPSAKDLKSILGCVGAEADDDRIKLLLSQVEGKDITELIAAGREKLASVPAGGGAVAVAAPTGGAAAAAPAEEKKEEKKEEKEESDDDMGFSLFD, encoded by the exons ATGAAGGTAATTGCAGCTTACTTGTTGGCCGTTTTGGGTGGCAACGCATCCCCTTCAGCTAAAGACTTGAAAAGCATCCTTGGCTGCG TTGGTGCTGAGGCTGATGATGACAGAATCAAACTGCTTTTGTCTCAAGTGGAGGGAAAAGACATCACTGAGCTGATTGCTGCCGGCAGAGAAAAGTTGGCTTCAGTACCTGCTGGTGGTGGTGCTGTTGCAGTTGCTGCACCTACTGGTGGAGCTGCTGCTGCAGCCCCTGCTGaggagaagaaggaagaaaagaaggaagaaaaagaggagTCCGACGAT GACATGGGCTTCAGTCTTTTCGATTAG
- the LOC107798740 gene encoding protein ADP-ribosyltransferase PARP3-like isoform X2, protein MLIKKHGDPKKNRPPKKYSAPEKPFDGMMISLAGCLTRTHQYWKSKIEKYGGKVNNSVIGVTCLVVSPAERDRGGSSKVAEAVERSIPVVREAWLSDSIEKEQAQPLDAYDIASDIAVEGRGIPLDKMDPSEEALETITAELKVFGKRGVHKDTKMQDEGARILEKDGLLYNCALSVCNQKNQINNFCIMQLIMSPENCLHMYCKKGRIGDSIRADDKLEEWEDVDDAIKEFARLFQELTGNEFESWEREKKIQKKHHKFFPIDVDDGVEVRHGALGLRQLGSSAAHSKLDPMVANFMKVLCSQEIYRYALMELGHDSPEVPIGMLTDLHLKRCEETLLYFVEKVKSVKETGQEAEGVWYDFSQRWFTLMPSIRPFTFRDYTDLAEHAASAYETIRDVNFASRIIQDMSGSTLDDPLFERYKKLGCIVSPLEKESDDYKMIVNYVEKTYEPISVGEMSYGVSVENIFAVEVSSCPSLDDIKKLPNKVLLWCGTRSSNLLRHLQKGFLPSVCSLPVSGYMFGRAVVCSDAAAEAARYGFTAIDRPEGFLVLAVASLGEEVKEFSNPPEDTKALEEKKIGVKGLGRKKTDEKEHFVWKDDIKVPCGRLIPSEHKDSVLEYNEYAVYDPQQVSIKYLVAVKFDKQGVVYDTSEA, encoded by the exons ATG CTGATCAAGAAACATGGAGACCCGAAGAAGAACCGCCCGCCAAAGAAATATTCTGCCCCAGAGAAACCATTTGATGGGATGATGATATCTCTAGCCGGTTGTCTTACACGAACCCAT CAATACTGGAAATCGAAAATCGAGAAATATGGTGGAAAAGTGAACAACTCTGTCATTG GGGTGACTTGCTTGGTAGTTTCTCCAGCTGAGCGAGATCGTGGGGGCTCATCTAAAGTAGCTGAAGCTGT GGAGAGGAGTATACCAGTTGTGAGGGAGGCTTGGTTGAGTGACAGTATTGAAAAGGAACAAGCCCAGCCGTTAGATGCATACGACATCGCCAGTGACATTGCTGTAGAAGGTAGAGGTATTCCACTTGATAAGATGGATCCAAGTGAGGAGGCACTCGAAACCATAACAGCTGAG CTAAAAGTTTTTGGAAAGAGAGGGGTGCACAAAGACACTAAGATGCAGGATGAAGGCGCAAGAATATTGGAGAAAGATGGATTATTGTATAATTGTGCACTGTCTGTTTGCAAccaaaagaaccaaatcaataA TTTCTGCATTATGCAACTTATCATGTCGCCGGAGAATTGTTTGCACATGTACTGTAAAAAGGGCAGAATTGGTGATAGCATAAGAGCAGATGACAAGCTAGAGGAATGGGAAGATGTCGACGATGCGATTAAGGAGTTTGCTAGGCTCTTCCAAGAGCTAACTGGAAATGAGTTCGAATCCTGGGAAAGGGAAAAAAAGATTCAGAAGAAACATCACAAGTTTTTCCCTATCGATGTC GATGATGGGGTGGAGGTTAGGCATGGAGCGCTCGGCCTAAGGCAACTCGGTTCTTCTGCTGCACATAGTAAGCTTGACCCAATGGTAGCAAATTTCATGAAAGTCCTTTGCAGTCAGGAGATCTACAG GTATGCTTTAATGGAGCTGGGACATGATTCACCCGAAGTTCCCATCGGAATGCTTACTGATCTTCATTTGAAAAGAT GTGAAGAAACTCTATTGTATTTTGTGGAAAAAGTAAAATCGGTGAAGGAAACAGGGCAGGAAGCAGAGGGTGTTTGGTATGACTTCAGCCAAAGATGGTTTACTCTCATGCCATCTATAAGGCCTTTTACTTTCAGGGACTACACCGATCTCGCCGAGCAT GCTGCATCTGCCTATGAAACTATTCGGGACGTCAATTTTGCGTCGCGCATTATTCAGGACATGTCTGGCTCTACACTCGATGATCCTCTCTTCGAGCGTTACAAGAAACTCGGCTGTATTGTTTCTCCTTTAGAGAAAGAGTCAGATGACTACAAAATGATAGTGAACTACGTCGAGAAAACTTACGAACCGATCAGCGTCGGAGAAATG AGCTATGGGGTATCAGTTGAGAATATATTTGCTGTTGAAGTTAGTTCTTGCCCTTCCCTTGATGACATCAAGAAATTACCAAACAAAGTTCTTCTCTGGTGTG GTACAAGGAGTTCAAATCTTTTGAGGCACTTGCAGAAAGGTTTCTTACCTTCAGTTTGTTCACTTCCTGTATCAGGATACATG TTCGGAAGAGCCGTTGTTTGTTCGGATGCTGCAGCAGAAGCTGCCAGATATGGTTTCACAGCTATAGACAGACCAGAAGGTTTCTTGGTATTAGCTGTTGCTTCACTAGGAGAAGAAGTTAAGGAATTCTCTAATCCTCCAGAG GATACTAAAGCActggaagaaaagaaaattggagTAAAAGGACTTGGAAGGAAGAAAACTGATGAGAAAGAGCATTTTGTTTGGAAGGATGATATTAAAGTACCTTGTGGTAGGCTGATTCCATCAGAACACAAGGATAGTGTCCTCGAGTACAACGAATATGCCGTCTATGATCCACAGCAG GTGAGCATAAAGTACTTGGTGGCGGTGAAATTCGACAAGCAAGGTGTAGTATATGATACATCTGAAGCATAG
- the LOC107798740 gene encoding protein ADP-ribosyltransferase PARP3-like isoform X1, producing the protein MKVHETRSQAHTASEKRKMTRKRKAETKSQDSASPKKAKTEEDNGQEGEESMVDIRVEFEKFCKAIAEHLSIKQMREILEANGQYSSCDDDAVVPRCQDIMFYGPLDNCPICGGMLECSGDRYHCVGDYSEWSSCIYSTREPLRREDTLRFPKSVESTPVSDLIKKHGDPKKNRPPKKYSAPEKPFDGMMISLAGCLTRTHQYWKSKIEKYGGKVNNSVIGVTCLVVSPAERDRGGSSKVAEAVERSIPVVREAWLSDSIEKEQAQPLDAYDIASDIAVEGRGIPLDKMDPSEEALETITAELKVFGKRGVHKDTKMQDEGARILEKDGLLYNCALSVCNQKNQINNFCIMQLIMSPENCLHMYCKKGRIGDSIRADDKLEEWEDVDDAIKEFARLFQELTGNEFESWEREKKIQKKHHKFFPIDVDDGVEVRHGALGLRQLGSSAAHSKLDPMVANFMKVLCSQEIYRYALMELGHDSPEVPIGMLTDLHLKRCEETLLYFVEKVKSVKETGQEAEGVWYDFSQRWFTLMPSIRPFTFRDYTDLAEHAASAYETIRDVNFASRIIQDMSGSTLDDPLFERYKKLGCIVSPLEKESDDYKMIVNYVEKTYEPISVGEMSYGVSVENIFAVEVSSCPSLDDIKKLPNKVLLWCGTRSSNLLRHLQKGFLPSVCSLPVSGYMFGRAVVCSDAAAEAARYGFTAIDRPEGFLVLAVASLGEEVKEFSNPPEDTKALEEKKIGVKGLGRKKTDEKEHFVWKDDIKVPCGRLIPSEHKDSVLEYNEYAVYDPQQVSIKYLVAVKFDKQGVVYDTSEA; encoded by the exons ATGAAG GTTCACGAGACCCGATCTCAAGCGCACACAGCAAGTGAAAAGAGGAAGATGACAAGGAAGCGGAAGGCAGAAACTAAGAGCCAAGATTCTGCCTCACCAAAGAAGGCAAAAACAGAGGAAGATAATGGCCAAGAAGGTGAAGAATCGATGGTCGATATCAGAGTTGAGTTTGAGAAGTTTTGTAAGGCTATAGCTGAGCATCTTTCCATCAAGCAAATGCGCGAAATTCTTGAAGCGAATGGCCAATATTCTTCCTGTGACGATGATGCTGTTGTTCCTAGATG TCAAGACATAATGTTCTACGGGCCACTGGACAACTGTCCCATTTGTGGTGGCATGTTGGAATGCTCTGGCGACCGTTATCACTGTGTTGGAGATTATAGTGAGTGGTCGAGTTGTATTTACAGCACGAGGGAACCACTTCGAAGAGAAGACACTCTTAGATTCCCTAAATCTGTTGAAAGTACTCCAGTCTCTGAT CTGATCAAGAAACATGGAGACCCGAAGAAGAACCGCCCGCCAAAGAAATATTCTGCCCCAGAGAAACCATTTGATGGGATGATGATATCTCTAGCCGGTTGTCTTACACGAACCCAT CAATACTGGAAATCGAAAATCGAGAAATATGGTGGAAAAGTGAACAACTCTGTCATTG GGGTGACTTGCTTGGTAGTTTCTCCAGCTGAGCGAGATCGTGGGGGCTCATCTAAAGTAGCTGAAGCTGT GGAGAGGAGTATACCAGTTGTGAGGGAGGCTTGGTTGAGTGACAGTATTGAAAAGGAACAAGCCCAGCCGTTAGATGCATACGACATCGCCAGTGACATTGCTGTAGAAGGTAGAGGTATTCCACTTGATAAGATGGATCCAAGTGAGGAGGCACTCGAAACCATAACAGCTGAG CTAAAAGTTTTTGGAAAGAGAGGGGTGCACAAAGACACTAAGATGCAGGATGAAGGCGCAAGAATATTGGAGAAAGATGGATTATTGTATAATTGTGCACTGTCTGTTTGCAAccaaaagaaccaaatcaataA TTTCTGCATTATGCAACTTATCATGTCGCCGGAGAATTGTTTGCACATGTACTGTAAAAAGGGCAGAATTGGTGATAGCATAAGAGCAGATGACAAGCTAGAGGAATGGGAAGATGTCGACGATGCGATTAAGGAGTTTGCTAGGCTCTTCCAAGAGCTAACTGGAAATGAGTTCGAATCCTGGGAAAGGGAAAAAAAGATTCAGAAGAAACATCACAAGTTTTTCCCTATCGATGTC GATGATGGGGTGGAGGTTAGGCATGGAGCGCTCGGCCTAAGGCAACTCGGTTCTTCTGCTGCACATAGTAAGCTTGACCCAATGGTAGCAAATTTCATGAAAGTCCTTTGCAGTCAGGAGATCTACAG GTATGCTTTAATGGAGCTGGGACATGATTCACCCGAAGTTCCCATCGGAATGCTTACTGATCTTCATTTGAAAAGAT GTGAAGAAACTCTATTGTATTTTGTGGAAAAAGTAAAATCGGTGAAGGAAACAGGGCAGGAAGCAGAGGGTGTTTGGTATGACTTCAGCCAAAGATGGTTTACTCTCATGCCATCTATAAGGCCTTTTACTTTCAGGGACTACACCGATCTCGCCGAGCAT GCTGCATCTGCCTATGAAACTATTCGGGACGTCAATTTTGCGTCGCGCATTATTCAGGACATGTCTGGCTCTACACTCGATGATCCTCTCTTCGAGCGTTACAAGAAACTCGGCTGTATTGTTTCTCCTTTAGAGAAAGAGTCAGATGACTACAAAATGATAGTGAACTACGTCGAGAAAACTTACGAACCGATCAGCGTCGGAGAAATG AGCTATGGGGTATCAGTTGAGAATATATTTGCTGTTGAAGTTAGTTCTTGCCCTTCCCTTGATGACATCAAGAAATTACCAAACAAAGTTCTTCTCTGGTGTG GTACAAGGAGTTCAAATCTTTTGAGGCACTTGCAGAAAGGTTTCTTACCTTCAGTTTGTTCACTTCCTGTATCAGGATACATG TTCGGAAGAGCCGTTGTTTGTTCGGATGCTGCAGCAGAAGCTGCCAGATATGGTTTCACAGCTATAGACAGACCAGAAGGTTTCTTGGTATTAGCTGTTGCTTCACTAGGAGAAGAAGTTAAGGAATTCTCTAATCCTCCAGAG GATACTAAAGCActggaagaaaagaaaattggagTAAAAGGACTTGGAAGGAAGAAAACTGATGAGAAAGAGCATTTTGTTTGGAAGGATGATATTAAAGTACCTTGTGGTAGGCTGATTCCATCAGAACACAAGGATAGTGTCCTCGAGTACAACGAATATGCCGTCTATGATCCACAGCAG GTGAGCATAAAGTACTTGGTGGCGGTGAAATTCGACAAGCAAGGTGTAGTATATGATACATCTGAAGCATAG